From Zea mays cultivar B73 chromosome 3, Zm-B73-REFERENCE-NAM-5.0, whole genome shotgun sequence:
gcagtagtgcgaaagcgcacgccgtgcgacatcttgcatggccgcctcagctgagtcccgctcagagatagaatagtgctctgagcaggcctccgcaccctggagactgttcttcgCACGGCGCACCAagtaggtcgcctcccagcggtccgggtagaccccgcgactatgctggtagaccacacaacgatactcgatggaccaagtacgccggttaagtgcctgacgtagcagggtgtcgagcgcatcgtggaagtgacacccgcgagcagcgtcgcgagtgatgggtcgagcgacccatccttccggctcctggtcagcagagaagtcggtgtcgtggctcgagctttcgtcgccacctccatcgtctgggtctcctccagcagctactccggaggctggggcgcccagtggtggtgcagggggcgcctccagaggaagcacaggggagcagctcctcacggactctatctcctgctggagcgagaaggaagagccctgctgctcctgtcgtcgacgttcctgctcctcatgcaggcggtggtgcagtctctccaagtggctggactgtccggcacgggacggcgaagcggacgctcagcaaggcgggagggtaagaaggggatgacagactttcgtgcagtgtgtctaagtcgagccatctacaaaagacaccgcaagcaaaagagtgagaacagaattaatatgaccagcaagtaataaaccatgaataaatgaaggattagaatgaaacataattttcagcaaggtataatatatagtagaatataggtttggtcgatatgaccaacttttgaagggatatcaaagtcaaggcagggatagaggtctataatccttagaacgaccattctactctaggttagcggtcctacagtcagcacggctttgataccacttatgtcacacccggttttagaaggcaaaccgaatgcaaaccatgtacgtgctaggatcagcaattcacgtacacagcagttacataacatggacatcatcacacagtgctcaaatagtattaaaaagggaaatagtcgattacatcatatgtctgagacatccacatagtccttacaataaatcaaagcgcggaaaagaaacgtagataaacgcggccttcacaggcagccgactggggggttgccgctaacccacgcctagaactcgtcgtagtcttgaaactcctggaagtctccttccacggcttcctcttcttctgagcagtggttgcaatgctgacaacctggggatgggggggtttggtgtgtagagcaagggtgagtacacatcaacatactcagcaagtatcctgtttggctgtagtggactagctttatgtggggataagtcaagcagttgcttttagttggtcagattattatttactagtaaaaagccaggttttaacattaacccaagttattagcccgatgtaccctttccaaacggaaagaataccacttaccagtaccataatcataaccagaaccatcaatctcattgccacctgtaaaccaaaatgtctctggtcaagtaccactaatcactggagctcccttggccgctcataaccacgagcacgactgatatatcagttttcaaacactctgcagaggttgtgcactttacccacaagtcgtgattccctttccgcccggagagagctactccccattgaccactgcctaggtggtccagcagggcatcactacgtagcctttacaaagattccctggggctatagctgcccgttaggtttcctaaatgcaccgcactcctccccaagggggcgaacccaaacttggcagagcgagccgcatacaccgagccccattgacggcacaacggctaagcgaactacaccccggatcctctaattattcagctaagggcaccccattccaccctcatggttgcactattttcccgggcggtcatccaaagaacaggtccttacggagaggcactcgagaaaccgctcgagcccccttaaaggccacaagtagaacatcataataagaagggggggaaacagcgtatcatagataatctcatcatgttcattgattatagttgagcaatagcataaagctaaacaataataatccaacccaaataggtaagcaaggtaatggataacaaaagctagtcaatccttaagtataaatgtgtaatgcgggaggtgaattaaagaatgaataggacagagataggtcaagggacacttgcctccaccaaccgactgctgctcaggggcttctcctgcgagttcctcgggctcttcaaccagatcgttctctatgcagttgcaaacatacatacatccatccattgaaattaggaaaccaacagtacaccatacaagagaacaagtagattaaacatgcatagcatATGACATGCGACATtgcatttaccttggttagaaagaaatggggaaaggtctcgcaggggtttaagcttatgctcgaggcgcactacgaatagacgaataactaaacgttacgtgctctagttctacttagctccaataataaggattagctacatgcactaatggaaacgtgaccacttttagtagattaacgttaaatgagatagacaattagctatacaaattaactaacgtaaccaatttctaaattgagattCATATcttattaacatgaacaatgtgaTTAGCACGCATAAAATATAAAAAAGGGGGTAGATGGgcacgtctgggggtagacgaaggcacgacgggtcgtgccaaggcactgcgcactacgcgagcacgcgcgcaaggccgcacgcatgcgccgcgaactagccgtgcgcacgtcggggccgtgcgctggccgagctcgaggccgcgcgccataggcacgctgggccgaactcgaggccgcgccggggccgtcacgacgagagcaaggcacgccggggcgggcgggcgagcacggagcacgggcggggcgggcgcggggccggGGCGGCGCAGCCGGGGGTGTgacgagggcggccggggcggcgcggccggTACGGGGGCCGGGCGGTgcggggcggcgcggccggggccgaggcggggtcGGGCGGGCGCGCACGGGGCGGGGGCGACCGGAGCCGGagcggggcggccggggccggggcgagcgcggccgagccgggcgcgggcgaggcggggccgggccgaggcgggggcgggctcgccggggacgagcgctgcggggggcggccgagccggggcggggcgggggcggctcgccgggggggcGCGAGGGcgaggcaggggcggccgagccggggccgagcGAGGTCGGGACGGGGTGGCTCGCCGGGGGGGCGcgagggcgggggcgggggcgggctcgccggggcggccgggcgcggggcgggGGCAGGCTCACCGGGGCGAGGGAAGGgggagggtttagggtttagggaggggagggggcctcaccgtggtgagggagggcggcgcggcggcggcggcgacgcagGGAGAGGGCGGCGGCAGCGGTTAGggtaggggagagggagagagggagagagaatgacAGGCGGGGCCGCGGGGAGGGGAATTTTTGGGGGGGGgagggggggaggggaggggcggctgggccgctttgggCCCACAGGGgcgcgggggggcggctgggccggccggggcggcccatggcgggggagggaaaggggagaggggggCGCGGTTGGGCCGGGCgcgaggggggcggctgggccaaaagtggggaaggaggggggaggggagagaggaaagGATTTTCCTTTTTTGTAAAATCTAtttttcctagatgaatgcatttatATTTTAaaacaatcaaaaagtatgcatggttcggcatggtgcatcacacaaaataaagtattttagggttttgctttacatgggatctcaagccgaatcccgctataactttggaaaagatcaaggtttagtgaggagaaaagggaaaaggaaagggtaacgcctgaatttggtgagggaaaagaagaaaaaaaatctacccccaaattcagggcgttacactaagtgacccgtttgattaaggagaaagctcactcggtctaggtgacagtttgagagagggaaagggttgaaagagacccgatctttgtgaccacctcaacggggactaggttctttagaaccgaacctcggtaaaacaaatcaccgtgttcatccgctttatttcttggttgatttgttttcccctctctttcggactcggattcatttctaacgctaaccccggcttgtagtgtgtgcttaagcttataattttcagattctgcctattcacccccctctaggcgactttcacgttGGTTTCGCCGTCGCGCAACCGTTGCAGCCACCACAGCCCCATGGCGCCCCGGAGACCGCGAGATCGGGCGCGCGCGAATGGGACCAGTAGCGCCAGCAGATTCCTGCATGGTCGCCATGCCGGCGGCAGCCGCCGTGCGCTCTGCCAACGACGCATACGCTAGATCCGCCAGCCCGCAAGGCCGTCGTCGCGCGTTTGGCTAGCGCCGCTCGCGCTGGATCCGCTCGCCCGCAACAGCTACCACGCTGAAACCCTAATTCTTGTGGTCTCGGGtggcttttatagatgactcaagGCCTGGTCTGTTTGAGATGGTGCAGCTGAATAGAAAGGTGGCGTTAAGTCAGAGCTTCCGTTCACTCTTTGGAAGACCAAGGCTCCTAAtagataaactatatatatatactatactatacttaaagcatcagtttcaacggtcgtcctgcaTCAGCTTTTTACAAATAAGTCCCTACATTTCTTCCAAATAAACTCAGTGTAAAATATTAAAAAGTGGTGCAACATGTGGGGTATGTTAAAAAGTGatggtgcaggaggtggggtttgaacccacaccctgatggaagaagaGTGGAAGACACTAGGTGAAACTGTCTAACTAATAGAACATCATAATCaagtgtttataatattgaatataaattgtacatatgtatatatgatttttttgaaaaataaaaaataataatcgtgtcgggccgggctagcactacgggtcgaggctacggtccaaGCATCGCACGACGCTCGTGTCGGGTTGGCCCACACACTATTAAATGAGTCATGCCTTGGGTCGGCTCGCCAGAcacgacccatttggccatttATACCTCCGcatgataatgatggtcctcgactcagttgccaccacctcgttcatcattctacttcttttctctctcccctcatgcctccaccttcGCGCCACCCCATTCTTAGAAGAGGGCGTAGGAGGAGGCGCCTCCTCCCGTATTCGTCTGACACCAGCCCCAACACCGACTcgtgcagtggctattgcacgtccacgaggacgttttacatcatgcgtgcaccatcgttttcgtcgtcgtcggacgtcccgttcgtcttccctGCCTTTGCCCTGTTCTTCCACCCCAACCTGCTTCCTccgcccacggtcgcagccgcgagccgaccgacgctcatCGATGCGAGTACGGGGCGAGTCAGTCATGCTCCTGGCTTTTCTCCGTGTGTgtcgtcgaggaggacatggtggcacctgccacgcttaggttatcttaccGATGAGGAGTCcaagtctgagatattggacaactaagGCTCGTAGCAtggcagcagtcggcatatgctatgaAGTtgttggtggtgttgtgtcgcttcggcgggtccagggctgggaacattcgcattctctcgcccttctcggactgaTGCCTGGTGCAGGTGTCtcttggtttggagctgctccaactgggcttctttcttctcctacgtgctctctccctatatatctagcggtatactatctATGTCACCtccagatgcccaggtcttcatcgtgtccttctccggcaatgaacaggtatgcccgcctcttccactcccctcctgctctacgaaaccttggaagtgggggaggcgagggatggtgGTCTCTGATTTTctgcctatggtacccgtgcattcataaaaaatattatgcaaagagtggagacaaccaataaaaaatcttgagatctttgtAGTAGATAATTtatgtgggtattgttgtgagccgtcgcaatgCACGGGTAACCAacttgtgtgtgtatatatatatatagtatgagtatttagagccctaggctctatttaactacaggaagccccgACCACCCGCCCGGTTGACCAGGCGCACCATCCGGTCCACCCACTATAATGATTACGCTTAGTTATATACAGTTTTACGCTCATGTACCATCATATAAAACCAACCGCTCTACCTGGTCTTCCGCGATGGCTGAGATTAGGGTTTCAGTGGCGGCAGTTGCACGACACGAGCGAGCACGGCGGACAAGCGTCCCATAGACGAGATCCATGGTGGAGCACCGAAAGAGCGTCTCCTCCATGCCGGAGGCTGAGAACGCACGGCCAACGCGGTGGTGGCTGGCAGCGAAGCCCAAGGCGTCGGACCCGCTCGCCCGTAGCCTTGACTGCAGCCTCGACCGCACGGACTCCATCCTCACCACCGTCCACCTCCTCCTCCACTCTATGGCCTTCGACTCCACGACATCTCTCTCGCTATCTGACCCAGCCGCTGCAGCCGCTCCAGACCTGTACATGTCCTCTGACACCGACATCGTCTCTTCTGGTAGCAACTCGGGTGCCAGTGATCCGCCGCGCCGGGTCATCAGCGTGTCGGCAAGGTTCTGCCAAAAAACCAACAGCCGCCTGC
This genomic window contains:
- the LOC103652336 gene encoding uncharacterized protein, encoding MVEHRKSVSSMPEAENARPTRWWLAAKPKASDPLARSLDCSLDRTDSILTTVHLLLHSMAFDSTTSLSLSDPAAAAAPDLYMSSDTDIVSSGSNSGASDPPRRVISVSARFCQKTNSRLRRILEPRLPLLLSSRRSFSDSPMSPRLPGRSPSPCRESRGGDSPSRGRSWEASPNGHMVQALANAPSIINFAAEVRREKKGKTESRRHTY